One segment of Vespa velutina chromosome 17, iVesVel2.1, whole genome shotgun sequence DNA contains the following:
- the LOC124955163 gene encoding phosphoinositide 3-kinase regulatory subunit 4 isoform X2, which translates to MGNQLVGIAPSQIFPVEHYLTDHNDLLFDVNLGSTRFFKVARARSEEGLIVVKVFAIHDPTLPLSAYKEKLEEIRSKLASAVNCLPFQRTILTEKAGSIMREYVKYSLYDRISTRPFLTSIEKKWITFQVLYALHQAHKFGVCHGDIKLENIMITSWNWVLLTDFASFKPTYLPEDNPADFSYFFDTSRRRTCYIAPERFVKTLSSELSNTILLPEQEVKTGDLNPMMDIFSAGCALTELYNEGHPPFDFSQLLAYRNNEYSVAKHLDSIEDVGIRELLGSMLERNPTNRKCAEIYLAQARGTVFPEYFYSFLQSYMLIFSAAPILSPDEKINRLKKDIGNIISIFKAEETERIKMNQKNGQCASNPESTKEDSGQSEENTVIETDSDQSFDKTELNQVDQKTSSIPDTGCDIATEQNSHPKQSQVEKNSTEVDKKSITPAEILEGLVIVTQLVTSCIRGLHHSQSKLQSLEIMLELAENTSDETILDRILPYIFHLVHDPAPRVRVSAIHTLTKCLHLVKSIPPSDVNIFPEYILPGLSHITQDEAVIVRAAYAENIAHLAHIALRYLENSHLSNLGNKEGPKPSYDSELQTLHEMVQQSVSMLLTDPQNLVKQTLMENGINKLCVFFGKQKANDILLSHVITFLNDKEDKELRGSFFECIVGVAAYVGWHSSPILMPLLQQGLADPEEFVTTKAINAMTTLTELGLLHKSALYQLLSETMIFLVHPNLWIRHATVGFISASARTLNVVDVQCKVQTMIQPYLKHPLIQIEKEVLLLEALVAPILRIIYDEVIKCNDIEKLFQVLEQRQSARVEASTGIVPRYNDMSISLSKLFRRLNSESMTETVEDQLLIMKPHLMKINKYRNSVDTKQSTVKPLDGKLELNTMKDKIRHHIVILYPDTKGDLGLPSYKRLDRRTSDTTGTYASMNQEWRTMFAAQENTQHTVLKLADMTGNSGSPNQSMHGGDIHLSPQHSLSDMNSINDHSLHERSYIQYRCAPCRLEVRQLTYRKQEQHAAALRAQHWADNIAWQTGSRLLPSGWRPRGVPVAHLHEHRAAVNRLVSIPDSSLFASSSADGCIKIWDASRMEGRSIVNRSRQTYMHRGGPLVGLAVCEQGQSIASSASQSGTVFILRIEPNSSKMSVLYTRQLDIQDEGCAVDIQYLDSGSQSVLVYASLYGSLVGWDLRCPGTTWRLENDLKYGIITSFCVNSYQQWLTLGTSSGVHTCWDLRFQLPITNIKHPTGARVRKVITHPTEHSWIISAVQGNNEISMWNLETDFRQMVLWASSAPPLSHSQGGHSVCSMYSGCIDRSGFLLAGGTDMRLRFWDLNTPNDSHVALPAANDVVPPNSYAYEQRLIDGTNVVQEVLAGGCSMPSSGGGSNARGRNPEEGGQGPETPPSGHHDTISAVAMSNTCILTGSTDGLIQVWK; encoded by the exons ATGGGAAATCAACTAGTGGGCATTGCCCCCAGCCAAATATTTCCAGTAGAACATTATTTAACAGATCACAATGATTTACTATTCGATGTTAA CCTAGGAAGCACTAGATTTTTCAAAGTAGCACGAGCACGAAGCGAAGAGGGATTGATAGTAGTTAAAGTTTTTGCAATACACGATCCAACATTACCACTGTCAGCTTATAAGGAGAAACTAGAAGAGATTAGATCAAAGCTTGCTTCTGCAGTTAATTGTTTACCCTTTCAAAGAACAATT TTGACAGAAAAGGCTGGCTCAATAATGAgagaatatgtaaaatattctttgtatGATAGAATTAGCACTAGGCCATTTTTAACAAGCATTGAAAAAAAGTGGATTACTTTTCAAGTTCTCTATGCGCTTCATCAAGCTCATAAg TTTGGAGTTTGTCATGGAGACATAAAactagaaaatataatgataaccAGCTGGAACTGGGTACTGCTAACAGACTTTGCAAGTTTTAAACCAACCTATCTACCAGAGGATAATCCTGCtgatttctcttatttttttgacacgtcaagaagaagaacatgCTATATAGCACCCGAAAGATTTGTAAAAACGCTTTCCTCTGAATTGAGCAATACCATTCTATTACCGGAACAAGAAGTCAAAACCGGTGATTTGAATCCAATGATGGATATATTCTCCGCAGGTTGCGCTTTAACAGAATTATACAATGAAGGACATCCACCATTTGACTTTTCCCAACTTTTAG CATATAGGAATAATGAATATTCGGTTGCCAAACATTTGGATTCTATAGAAGATGTTGGTATAAGAGAACTACTTGGTTCTATGCTAGAAAGGAATCCTACAAATCGAAAATGTGCCGAGATTTACTTAGCACAAGCTCGTGGAACGGTCTTTcctgaatatttttattcttttctacaGTCTTACATGCTTATATTCTCAGCAGCGCCCATTCTTTCACCggatgagaaaataaatagattgaaaaaagatattggaaatattataaGCATATTTAAAGCAGAAGAAACTGAGAGGATAAAGATGAATCAAAAGAACGGCCAATGCGCGAGTAATCCAGAATCCACAAAAGAAGATTCTGGTCAAAGCGAAGAAAATACAGTAATTGAAACTGACAGTGATCAAAGTTTTGATAAGACCGAATTAAATCAAGTAGATCAGAAAACCTCATCAATACCTGATACTGGCTGTGATATTGCGACTGAACAGAATTCTCATCCTAAACAATCGCAAGTGGAGAAAAATAGTACGGAGGTggataaaaaaagtattaccCCTGCTGAGATTTTAGAAGGTCTTGTTATCGTAACGCAACTTGTAACCTCCTGTATAAGAGGTCTACATCATTCTCAATCTAAATTGCAAAGTTTAGAAATTATGCTTGAATTGGCAGAAAATACGTCGGACGAAACGATTCTTGACAGAATTTTGCCATATATC ttTCATTTAGTTCATGATCCAGCACCACGCGTAAGAGTATCCGCTATTCATACATTAACGAAATGTTTACATCTTGTTAAATCGATCCCACCCTCTGACGTGAATATATTTCCTGAATATATTCTACCAGGGTTATCGCATATTACTCAAGATGAGGCAGTTATTGTTAGAGCAGCTTATGCGGAAAATATCGCCCATCTCGCTCATATTGCGTTACGATACCTTGAGAATTCTCACTTATCTAATCTCGGAAACAAAGAAGGACCAAAGCCTAGTTACGATAGTGAGCTGCAAACGTTGCACGAAATG GTGCAACAATCTGTGTCTATGCTTTTAACAGATCCGCAAAATTTGGTTAAGCAAACTTTAATGGAAAATGGAATAAACAAGTTGTGTGTATTTTTTGGAAAACAAAAGGCAAATGACATTTTACTGAGTCACGTTATCACTTTCTTAAATgacaaagaagataaagagctTAGGGGATCGTTTTTCGAATGCATAGTCGGCGTAGCAGCTTATGTTGGCTGGCATAGTAGTCCAATACTTATGCCTCTTCTTCAACAAGGTTTAGCTGATCCTGAAGAATTTGTTACGACAAAAGCTATTAATGCAATGACGACTCTTACAGAGTTGGGTTTATTACATAAATCTGCATTGTATCAACTTCTATCCGAAACTATGATTTTCTTG GTGCATCCGAACTTGTGGATCAGGCATGCAACTGTAGGATTTATATCGGCGTCAGCGAGAACACTCAATGTAGTCGATGTACAATGTAAAGTTCAAACGATGATACAACCATATTTAAAACATCCACTTATTCAGATTGAGAAGgaagttttattattagaagcTCTTGTGGCCCCTATTTTACGTATAATTTATGATGAGGTAATAAAATGCAATGACatagagaaattatttcaagtcCTTGAACAAAGACAATCCGCAAGGGTCGAGGCATCTACAGGGATTGTTCCACGATATAACGATATGTCAATTTCTTTAAGCAAA CTTTTTAGACGTTTGAATTCCGAATCTATGACGGAAACGGTTGAGGATCAATTGCTCATAATGAAGCCgcatttaatgaaaataaataaatatcgtaattCGGTTGATACCAAACAGAGCACGGTTAAACCTCTAGATGGAAAATTAGAGTTGAATACTATGAAGGATAAAATAAGACATCACATTGTCATACTATATCCAGATACAAAAGGTGATTTAGGTCTTCCATCTTATAAACGATTGGATAGAAGAACGTCCGACACTACCGGTACTTATGCCTCGATGAATCAAGAATGGCGCACGATGTTTGCTGCTCAAGAGAATACCCAG CATACGGTATTAAAATTGGCGGATATGACTGGAAATAGTGGAAGTCCTAATCAAAGTATGCATGGAGGTGATATACATTTGTCACCACAACATAGTCTGTCTGACATGAATAGTATAAACGACCATTCTCTACACGAGCGTTCTTACATACAAT ATCGATGTGCACCTTGCAGATTAGAAGTAAGACAATTGACTTATAGAAAACAAGAGCAGCATGCGGCTGCTTTAAGGGCACAACATTGGGCTGATAATATTGCATGGCAAACTG GCTCTAGATTACTACCAAGTGGATGGAGACCACGAGGTGTTCCCGTTGCTCATCTCCACGAACATAGAGCTGCAGTTAATAGATTAGTGTCTATCCCAGACAGCAGTCTCTTTGCCAGTTCTTCGGCGGATGGATGCATTAAAATATGGGATGCTAGCAGAATGGAAGGTCGAAGCATTGTCAATCGTTCTAG GCAAACGTACATGCATAGAGGTGGGCCCCTTGTTGGTTTAGCTGTCTGTGAACAGGGACAATCGATAGCAAGTTCTGCTAGCCAATCTGGAACAGTATTTATATTGAGGATAGAACCAAATTCCAGTAAAATGAGTGTTCTTTACACTCGACAGTTGGACATTCAA GACGAAGGATGTGCAGttgatatacaatatttagaTTCTGGATCGCAATCAGTTCTTGTATATGCTTCGCTATATGGATCCTTAGTAGGATGGGACTTGCGATGTCCCGGAACGACGTGGCGATTGGAAAATGATTTGAAGTATGGAATAATAACTTCATTTTGTGTTAATAGTTATCAACAATGGTTAACTCTTGGTACAAGCTCAGGTGTCCATACTTGTTGGGATTTAAGATTCCAATTACCGATTACCAATATCAAACATCCAACGG GGGCAAGAGTTAGGAAAGTTATAACACATCCTACTGAACATTCATGGATAATATCAGCCGTACAAGGGAACAATGAAATTTCCATGTGGAATTTAGAAACGGATTTCAGACAAATGGTACTTTGGGCGTCGAGCGCGCCACCGCTCAGTCATAGTCAAGGTGGTCACAGCGTTTGTTCGATGTATTCGGGATGCATCGACCGTTCGGGCTTTTTATTAGCTGGTGGAACTGATATGCGATTACGTTTTTGGGACTTGAACACACCCAATGATTCTCACGTTGCATTACCCGCAGCCAATGACGTTGTTCCTCCAAATTCATACGCATATGA GCAACGCTTGATAGACGGTACAAATGTGGTTCAAGAAGTATTAGCTGGTGGTTGTTCTATGCCTTCGTCAGGAGGAGGTAGTAATGCCAGAGGAAGAAATCCAGAGGAAGGTGGACAAGGACCAGAAACTCCACCATCTGGTCATCACGACACTATATCTGCCGTAGCTATGTCCAATACGTGTATACTCACAGGCAGTACCGACGGATTAATACAAGTTTGGAAatga
- the LOC124955163 gene encoding phosphoinositide 3-kinase regulatory subunit 4 isoform X3 produces the protein MGNQLVGIAPSQIFPVEHYLTDHNDLLFDVNLGSTRFFKVARARSEEGLIVVKVFAIHDPTLPLSAYKEKLEEIRSKLASAVNCLPFQRTILTEKAGSIMREYVKYSLYDRISTRPFLTSIEKKWITFQVLYALHQAHKFGVCHGDIKLENIMITSWNWVLLTDFASFKPTYLPEDNPADFSYFFDTSRRRTCYIAPERFVKTLSSELSNTILLPEQEVKTGDLNPMMDIFSAGCALTELYNEGHPPFDFSQLLAYRNNEYSVAKHLDSIEDVGIRELLGSMLERNPTNRKCAEIYLAQARGTVFPEYFYSFLQSYMLIFSAAPILSPDEKINRLKKDIGNIISIFKAEETERIKMNQKNGQCASNPESTKEDSGQSEENTVIETDSDQSFDKTELNQVDQKTSSIPDTGCDIATEQNSHPKQSQVEKNSTEVDKKSITPAEILEGLVIVTQLVTSCIRGLHHSQSKLQSLEIMLELAENTSDETILDRILPYIFHLVHDPAPRVRVSAIHTLTKCLHLVKSIPPSDVNIFPEYILPGLSHITQDEAVIVRAAYAENIAHLAHIALRYLENSHLSNLGNKEGPKPSYDSELQTLHEMVQQSVSMLLTDPQNLVKQTLMENGINKLCVFFGKQKANDILLSHVITFLNDKEDKELRGSFFECIVGVAAYVGWHSSPILMPLLQQGLADPEEFVTTKAINAMTTLTELGLLHKSALYQLLSETMIFLVHPNLWIRHATVGFISASARTLNVVDVQCKVQTMIQPYLKHPLIQIEKEVLLLEALVAPILRIIYDEVIKCNDIEKLFQVLEQRQSARVEASTGIVPRYNDMSISLSKTFEFRIYDGNG, from the exons ATGGGAAATCAACTAGTGGGCATTGCCCCCAGCCAAATATTTCCAGTAGAACATTATTTAACAGATCACAATGATTTACTATTCGATGTTAA CCTAGGAAGCACTAGATTTTTCAAAGTAGCACGAGCACGAAGCGAAGAGGGATTGATAGTAGTTAAAGTTTTTGCAATACACGATCCAACATTACCACTGTCAGCTTATAAGGAGAAACTAGAAGAGATTAGATCAAAGCTTGCTTCTGCAGTTAATTGTTTACCCTTTCAAAGAACAATT TTGACAGAAAAGGCTGGCTCAATAATGAgagaatatgtaaaatattctttgtatGATAGAATTAGCACTAGGCCATTTTTAACAAGCATTGAAAAAAAGTGGATTACTTTTCAAGTTCTCTATGCGCTTCATCAAGCTCATAAg TTTGGAGTTTGTCATGGAGACATAAAactagaaaatataatgataaccAGCTGGAACTGGGTACTGCTAACAGACTTTGCAAGTTTTAAACCAACCTATCTACCAGAGGATAATCCTGCtgatttctcttatttttttgacacgtcaagaagaagaacatgCTATATAGCACCCGAAAGATTTGTAAAAACGCTTTCCTCTGAATTGAGCAATACCATTCTATTACCGGAACAAGAAGTCAAAACCGGTGATTTGAATCCAATGATGGATATATTCTCCGCAGGTTGCGCTTTAACAGAATTATACAATGAAGGACATCCACCATTTGACTTTTCCCAACTTTTAG CATATAGGAATAATGAATATTCGGTTGCCAAACATTTGGATTCTATAGAAGATGTTGGTATAAGAGAACTACTTGGTTCTATGCTAGAAAGGAATCCTACAAATCGAAAATGTGCCGAGATTTACTTAGCACAAGCTCGTGGAACGGTCTTTcctgaatatttttattcttttctacaGTCTTACATGCTTATATTCTCAGCAGCGCCCATTCTTTCACCggatgagaaaataaatagattgaaaaaagatattggaaatattataaGCATATTTAAAGCAGAAGAAACTGAGAGGATAAAGATGAATCAAAAGAACGGCCAATGCGCGAGTAATCCAGAATCCACAAAAGAAGATTCTGGTCAAAGCGAAGAAAATACAGTAATTGAAACTGACAGTGATCAAAGTTTTGATAAGACCGAATTAAATCAAGTAGATCAGAAAACCTCATCAATACCTGATACTGGCTGTGATATTGCGACTGAACAGAATTCTCATCCTAAACAATCGCAAGTGGAGAAAAATAGTACGGAGGTggataaaaaaagtattaccCCTGCTGAGATTTTAGAAGGTCTTGTTATCGTAACGCAACTTGTAACCTCCTGTATAAGAGGTCTACATCATTCTCAATCTAAATTGCAAAGTTTAGAAATTATGCTTGAATTGGCAGAAAATACGTCGGACGAAACGATTCTTGACAGAATTTTGCCATATATC ttTCATTTAGTTCATGATCCAGCACCACGCGTAAGAGTATCCGCTATTCATACATTAACGAAATGTTTACATCTTGTTAAATCGATCCCACCCTCTGACGTGAATATATTTCCTGAATATATTCTACCAGGGTTATCGCATATTACTCAAGATGAGGCAGTTATTGTTAGAGCAGCTTATGCGGAAAATATCGCCCATCTCGCTCATATTGCGTTACGATACCTTGAGAATTCTCACTTATCTAATCTCGGAAACAAAGAAGGACCAAAGCCTAGTTACGATAGTGAGCTGCAAACGTTGCACGAAATG GTGCAACAATCTGTGTCTATGCTTTTAACAGATCCGCAAAATTTGGTTAAGCAAACTTTAATGGAAAATGGAATAAACAAGTTGTGTGTATTTTTTGGAAAACAAAAGGCAAATGACATTTTACTGAGTCACGTTATCACTTTCTTAAATgacaaagaagataaagagctTAGGGGATCGTTTTTCGAATGCATAGTCGGCGTAGCAGCTTATGTTGGCTGGCATAGTAGTCCAATACTTATGCCTCTTCTTCAACAAGGTTTAGCTGATCCTGAAGAATTTGTTACGACAAAAGCTATTAATGCAATGACGACTCTTACAGAGTTGGGTTTATTACATAAATCTGCATTGTATCAACTTCTATCCGAAACTATGATTTTCTTG GTGCATCCGAACTTGTGGATCAGGCATGCAACTGTAGGATTTATATCGGCGTCAGCGAGAACACTCAATGTAGTCGATGTACAATGTAAAGTTCAAACGATGATACAACCATATTTAAAACATCCACTTATTCAGATTGAGAAGgaagttttattattagaagcTCTTGTGGCCCCTATTTTACGTATAATTTATGATGAGGTAATAAAATGCAATGACatagagaaattatttcaagtcCTTGAACAAAGACAATCCGCAAGGGTCGAGGCATCTACAGGGATTGTTCCACGATATAACGATATGTCAATTTCTTTAAGCAAA ACGTTTGAATTCCGAATCTATGACGGAAACGGTTGA